A part of Rhopalosiphum maidis isolate BTI-1 chromosome 3, ASM367621v3, whole genome shotgun sequence genomic DNA contains:
- the LOC113559449 gene encoding beta carbonic anhydrase 1-like, which translates to MDRIFWGIMKYRQTNRAKMVEQFVQVKNKPEPKALFFTCMDSRMLPARFTESNVGDMFIVRNAGNLIPHSQHFLDEYTTCEPAALELGVIHNDIRHVIVCGHSDCKAMNLLHLLKDMEYSSIVNRRMSPLRAWLCTHAMSSLEKYQQLEGSSFDIPLIFQAETPLRRICAYIDPGNKFSVIDKLSQINTLQQIQNIASYDFLKKRLETYDLHIHALWFDIYTGYIHYFSRQSKQFVEINEKNVDRLVEEVSKYYC; encoded by the coding sequence ATGGACCGCATATTTTGGGGCATAATGAAGTACAGACAGACGAATAGGGCAAAGATGGTTGAGCAGTTCGTTCAGGTGAAAAACAAACCAGAGCCTAAAGCTTTATTTTTCACTTGCATGGACAGTCGTATGTTACCCGCCAGATTTACTGAAAGCAACGTCGGTGATATGTTCATCGTCCGAAACGCTGGAAATTTGATTCCTCATTCACAGCATTTCCTGGATGAATATACTACATGTGAACCAGCTGCCTTGGAACTGGGAGTTATACACAATGATATAAGACACGTTATTGTTTGCGGGCATTCTGACTGCAAAGCAATGAACTTGTTACACCTACTCAAAGACATGGAATATAGTAGCATAGTCAACCGCCGAATGTCGCCGCTCCGAGCATGGCTCTGTACGCACGCAATGTCGTCTTTAGAAAAGTACCAACAACTAGAAGGGTCAAGCTTTGACATACCACTCATTTTCCAGGCCGAGACGCCTTTGCGGAGAATTTGTGCTTACATTGATCCGGGTAACAAATTTTCCGTAATAGATAAGTTGTCACAGATTAATACCTTACagcaaattcaaaatattgcaAGTTACGATTTTCTTAAGAAGCGTCTAGAGACATATGACCTGCATATACACGCTCTTTGGTTTGACATATATACCGGCTATATACACTATTTCAGTAGACAGAGCAAGCAATTCGTAGagataaacgaaaaaaatgtagatagaCTAGTGGAAGAAGTTTCTAAGTATTATTGCTAA